One Halosegnis longus DNA window includes the following coding sequences:
- a CDS encoding proton-conducting transporter transmembrane domain-containing protein, translated as MTEITSLRPLLAVLVSAVAVAPILASRGRPNLREAWTVTAAVTKFGLVASMVPAVLGGDVYVTDLGTFVPGVNFVLEADALGLLFGLLASLLWVVTSFYSMGYMRGLDEGHQTRYFASFAGSVSAAIGIAFAGNLLVLFVFYELLTVATYPLVTHDQTKEARAAGRKYLTYTFGGGVAVLAGTVLVYVLTDTTTFTPGGIADLATADPTLASAAFGLLVVGFGVKAALMPLHSWLPDAMVAPTPVSGLLHAVAVVKSGVFGIARVTLDVFGPDAVADLGLGIVLAFVAAATLLISSVIALRQDNLKRRLAFSTVSQLSYIVLGLAVGVSVAPERAAAYALAGGLLHIPAHAFMKLTLFFCAGAIHVETHTDDISNMAGIGRRMPLTMTAFGIASLGMAGIPLIAGFVSKYFILVGTVSSGQLLFTGALLVSGVLNIAYFWPVVYTAFFESPDDGNSKPVLESPFGGDRDVATDGGHELEEHDEHGEHSEHDGHDGHGHGDGWTAAGWRGGESTWLMLAPILFAAAGSIALGVVPDAAVFLQIVRAVVEGVTGVAL; from the coding sequence ATGACCGAAATTACATCTCTCAGACCGCTGCTTGCAGTGCTCGTCTCGGCCGTCGCGGTCGCGCCGATTCTCGCCTCCCGCGGACGGCCGAATCTCCGCGAGGCGTGGACCGTCACCGCGGCCGTGACGAAGTTCGGACTCGTCGCCAGCATGGTGCCCGCCGTTCTCGGCGGCGACGTGTACGTCACCGACCTCGGGACGTTCGTGCCGGGCGTGAACTTCGTGCTCGAAGCCGACGCGCTCGGCCTGCTGTTTGGCCTGCTCGCGAGCCTGCTGTGGGTCGTGACCAGCTTCTACAGCATGGGCTACATGCGCGGCCTCGACGAGGGCCACCAGACCCGCTACTTCGCTTCCTTCGCGGGGAGCGTTTCGGCGGCAATCGGCATCGCCTTCGCCGGGAATCTGCTCGTGCTGTTCGTCTTCTACGAGCTGTTGACCGTCGCGACCTATCCGCTCGTCACGCACGACCAGACGAAGGAGGCGCGTGCCGCCGGGCGCAAGTACCTCACCTACACCTTCGGGGGTGGCGTCGCCGTCCTGGCGGGGACGGTGCTCGTCTACGTGCTCACCGACACGACCACGTTCACCCCCGGTGGCATTGCCGACCTCGCGACGGCCGACCCGACGCTCGCGAGCGCCGCCTTCGGCCTGCTCGTCGTCGGCTTCGGCGTGAAGGCCGCGCTGATGCCGCTCCACTCGTGGCTCCCCGACGCGATGGTCGCACCGACGCCCGTCTCGGGACTGCTCCACGCGGTCGCGGTCGTCAAGTCCGGCGTCTTCGGTATCGCTCGCGTCACCCTCGACGTGTTCGGTCCCGACGCCGTCGCCGACCTCGGACTCGGCATTGTCCTCGCGTTCGTCGCCGCGGCGACCCTCCTGATTTCGAGCGTTATCGCGCTCCGTCAGGACAACCTCAAGCGCCGGCTCGCCTTCTCGACGGTGAGCCAGCTCTCGTACATCGTGCTCGGGCTGGCAGTCGGGGTGAGCGTCGCGCCCGAGCGCGCCGCCGCGTACGCGCTCGCCGGGGGACTGCTCCACATCCCCGCCCACGCGTTCATGAAGCTCACCCTGTTCTTCTGTGCGGGTGCCATCCACGTCGAGACCCACACCGACGACATCAGCAACATGGCCGGTATCGGCCGGCGGATGCCCCTCACGATGACGGCATTCGGTATCGCCTCGCTCGGGATGGCCGGGATTCCGCTCATCGCCGGCTTCGTCAGCAAGTACTTCATCCTCGTCGGGACGGTCTCGTCGGGGCAGCTGCTGTTTACCGGCGCGCTGCTCGTCTCCGGCGTGCTCAACATCGCGTACTTCTGGCCGGTCGTCTACACAGCCTTCTTCGAGTCGCCCGACGACGGGAACTCGAAGCCTGTGCTCGAATCACCGTTCGGTGGGGACCGCGACGTGGCGACCGACGGCGGGCACGAACTAGAGGAACACGACGAGCACGGCGAACACAGTGAACACGATGGCCACGACGGCCACGGTCACGGCGACGGCTGGACCGCGGCCGGCTGGCGCGGCGGCGAGTCGACGTGGCTCATGCTCGCGCCCATCCTCTTTGCCGCGGCCGGCTCCATCGCGCTCGGGGTCGTACCCGACGCCGCGGTGTTCCTCCAAATCGTTCGTGCCGTCGTCGAGGGTGTGACGGGGGTGGCGCTCTGA
- a CDS encoding monovalent cation/H+ antiporter subunit D family protein, with amino-acid sequence MSDLAPLLVAFPVFGSVIALLAGLARDRVGWAVAVLTLAVQTAIAGTLLADVLGSEAIRYVVGGFTVPIGIELIVDGLSATIALLVAVVSLGVLAYARRAGPRSNAFYVIYLLLVAGLSGMSITGDIFNMYVFLEITGLTAYALVASGDGGRSAIAALKYLLVGTVGASLFLLGIGFAYIATGTLNMGDLATQLAEVGYGSPLVLAAFGLLVVGLFVKIAVFPLHTWQPAAYAGAPDSVSAFISALVSTVAAYALIRIVFTVFGTAFLAETPLASTVLAAGAVVSIVVGSLLAVSQSELKRMLAYSSVSQFGLIVGAVAVGNVVALTGAAIHLVGHAIMKGGLFLTVGLVNDATGARTVDEYAGLAKRSPVGAAAFSVLAVAMVGVPPAVGFVGKWYIALGAVEAGAWPLVVVIFASTLLTLAYFARVVERIYFRDPTETSGLAPTATDGGEDDEPAPVVSVGMRATVVAAAVVAVALGAVAAGYGDLLEPTMEGLLS; translated from the coding sequence ATGAGTGACCTCGCGCCGCTTTTAGTTGCGTTCCCGGTGTTCGGTTCCGTCATCGCGCTACTTGCGGGACTCGCCCGCGACCGCGTCGGCTGGGCCGTCGCAGTACTCACCCTCGCCGTCCAGACCGCCATCGCGGGAACGCTGCTGGCGGACGTGCTCGGGAGCGAGGCAATTCGCTACGTCGTCGGCGGCTTCACCGTCCCCATCGGTATCGAACTCATCGTGGACGGCCTTTCGGCGACGATAGCGCTGCTCGTGGCCGTCGTCTCACTCGGCGTGCTCGCGTACGCGCGGCGGGCCGGCCCGCGCTCGAACGCCTTCTACGTCATCTACCTCCTCCTCGTGGCGGGACTGTCGGGGATGTCCATCACCGGCGACATCTTCAATATGTACGTCTTCCTCGAGATTACGGGGCTGACGGCGTACGCGCTCGTCGCGAGCGGCGACGGCGGCCGCTCCGCGATTGCCGCGCTGAAGTATCTGCTCGTCGGCACCGTCGGCGCGTCGCTGTTCCTGCTCGGGATTGGCTTCGCGTACATCGCGACCGGGACGCTCAACATGGGCGACCTCGCGACGCAGTTGGCCGAGGTGGGCTACGGCTCGCCGCTCGTGCTCGCCGCGTTCGGTCTGCTCGTCGTCGGCTTGTTCGTCAAGATCGCCGTCTTCCCGCTGCACACGTGGCAGCCGGCCGCCTACGCCGGTGCGCCCGACTCCGTGAGCGCGTTCATCTCGGCGCTCGTCTCGACGGTCGCCGCGTACGCGCTGATTCGCATCGTGTTCACCGTCTTCGGGACGGCGTTCCTCGCTGAGACGCCGCTTGCGAGCACCGTCCTCGCGGCGGGTGCGGTCGTCAGTATCGTCGTCGGGAGCTTACTCGCCGTCTCACAGAGCGAGCTGAAACGGATGCTCGCGTACTCGTCCGTCTCGCAGTTCGGACTCATCGTCGGGGCCGTCGCCGTCGGCAACGTCGTCGCGCTCACCGGCGCGGCAATCCATCTCGTCGGCCACGCCATCATGAAGGGTGGCCTATTCCTGACCGTCGGGCTCGTGAACGACGCGACGGGCGCTCGCACCGTCGACGAGTACGCCGGCCTCGCGAAGCGGTCGCCGGTCGGCGCGGCGGCGTTCAGCGTGCTCGCCGTCGCGATGGTCGGCGTCCCGCCGGCCGTCGGCTTCGTCGGCAAGTGGTACATCGCGCTCGGCGCTGTCGAGGCCGGCGCGTGGCCGCTCGTCGTCGTCATCTTCGCGAGCACGCTGCTCACGCTCGCGTACTTCGCCCGGGTGGTCGAGCGCATCTACTTCCGCGACCCGACGGAGACGAGCGGGCTCGCTCCGACGGCGACCGACGGTGGCGAGGACGACGAACCCGCCCCGGTCGTCTCGGTCGGGATGCGGGCGACGGTGGTCGCTGCGGCCGTCGTCGCCGTCGCGCTCGGTGCCGTCGCCGCCGGCTACGGTGACCTGCTCGAACCAACGATGGAGGGGCTTCTCTCATGA
- a CDS encoding cation:proton antiporter subunit C, whose product MTGIEALADRLYYLAAFLLLGIGTYTLIGSRNLVKKVIGMNVFQTGIFLFFIAAAFITGASPPLLTAPAPYVSPLPHVLILTAIVVGVSLTAVALGLIVRIYDEYGTLNEETLREVQADE is encoded by the coding sequence ATGACGGGAATCGAGGCGCTCGCCGACCGGCTCTACTACCTGGCGGCGTTCCTGCTGTTGGGCATCGGGACTTACACGCTCATCGGGAGCCGGAATCTCGTCAAGAAGGTCATCGGGATGAACGTCTTCCAGACGGGCATCTTCCTGTTTTTCATCGCGGCCGCGTTCATCACCGGCGCGAGTCCGCCGCTGTTGACCGCGCCAGCACCGTACGTCTCGCCGCTGCCGCACGTCCTCATCCTGACGGCCATCGTCGTCGGGGTGAGTCTCACCGCGGTCGCGTTGGGACTCATCGTGCGCATCTACGACGAGTACGGGACGCTCAACGAGGAAACCCTCCGGGAGGTGCAGGCCGATGAGTGA
- a CDS encoding MnhB domain-containing protein has translation MSADSVEEPQAPYVESPIIMTTVRVITPFVFTLGLFVMFHGADSSGGGFQGGVIVGTVVLMLGIAFGIETTRDWIGTTIPVGLVGLGVLAFFLAGIGSILLGGAFLEYDVYPIYKAAKYGMEFVELAIGLIVAGVVTGLFFVIASGSTDEAEVDQ, from the coding sequence ATGAGCGCCGACTCGGTCGAGGAGCCACAGGCCCCCTACGTCGAGAGTCCCATCATCATGACGACCGTCCGGGTCATCACGCCGTTCGTGTTCACGCTCGGACTGTTCGTGATGTTCCACGGAGCAGATTCCTCCGGTGGTGGGTTCCAAGGCGGCGTCATCGTCGGGACCGTCGTCCTCATGCTCGGTATCGCGTTCGGCATCGAGACGACACGCGACTGGATTGGGACGACGATTCCGGTCGGACTCGTCGGATTGGGCGTGTTAGCCTTCTTCCTCGCGGGCATCGGCTCGATTCTACTCGGGGGAGCCTTCCTCGAGTACGACGTGTACCCCATCTACAAGGCCGCGAAGTACGGGATGGAGTTCGTCGAGTTGGCAATCGGACTCATCGTCGCCGGCGTCGTGACGGGACTGTTCTTCGTCATCGCCTCCGGGTCGACCGACGAGGCGGAGGTGGACCAATGA
- a CDS encoding DUF4040 domain-containing protein, translated as MITPVEAALLVFILCCAVATALLRDVLAAIIAFGAYSLGIAIIWVFLRAPDVGLTEASVGAGVMTVLLLLTIAKTTRPPDDRTFERVNVPALAVSVLLVVSLSATLFALPAVGASDSAVATDEVTNYYLENAYEESQVKNAVTAVLASYRGFDTFGEAVVVYSAGIGLIVVLRREVLG; from the coding sequence GTGATTACGCCCGTCGAAGCCGCGCTCCTGGTGTTCATCCTCTGTTGTGCGGTCGCGACCGCGCTGTTGCGCGACGTGCTCGCCGCGATTATCGCCTTCGGCGCGTACAGTCTCGGTATCGCCATCATCTGGGTGTTCCTGCGGGCCCCCGACGTGGGGCTGACCGAGGCGTCTGTCGGTGCCGGCGTCATGACCGTCCTGCTGTTGCTCACTATCGCGAAGACGACCCGCCCGCCAGACGACCGCACCTTCGAGCGGGTGAACGTCCCCGCGCTCGCGGTGTCGGTGCTGCTCGTCGTCTCGCTGTCGGCGACGCTGTTCGCGCTCCCGGCCGTCGGTGCCAGCGACTCCGCCGTCGCCACCGACGAGGTGACGAACTACTATCTGGAGAACGCCTACGAGGAGTCACAGGTCAAGAACGCCGTGACCGCAGTGCTCGCCTCGTATCGTGGCTTCGATACCTTCGGTGAGGCCGTGGTGGTCTACTCGGCCGGCATCGGGCTCATCGTCGTCCTCAGACGGGAGGTGTTAGGATGA
- the mnhG gene encoding monovalent cation/H(+) antiporter subunit G, translated as MTPREIAILLLALGGVFFAVVAVVGLIRLPDLYTRAHSTSKSETLGALLTLGAVALAFDGTMTTVKTVLLLLFMFITNPTAAHAIVRAAAEQGIEPWTTDEEGDEA; from the coding sequence GTGACGCCCCGCGAGATTGCCATCCTCCTATTGGCACTCGGTGGCGTCTTCTTCGCCGTCGTCGCCGTCGTCGGACTCATCAGACTCCCCGACCTCTACACCCGCGCACACAGTACCTCGAAGAGCGAGACGCTCGGGGCACTGCTGACGCTCGGGGCGGTCGCGCTCGCGTTCGACGGGACCATGACGACGGTCAAGACCGTGCTGCTCCTGTTGTTTATGTTCATCACCAATCCAACCGCCGCACACGCAATCGTGCGTGCGGCAGCCGAACAGGGTATCGAGCCGTGGACGACCGACGAGGAGGGGGATGAGGCGTGA
- a CDS encoding cation:proton antiporter: MTLTMDILLVTAAAFTVASLGGLYRVVRGPTMPDRVIAVNVVGSNVVIVIALLAAAIGEPGALDIALVYALLNFLLSISISKFTVERGGVL, from the coding sequence ATGACACTCACCATGGATATTTTGCTCGTGACCGCCGCGGCGTTCACCGTCGCCTCGCTGGGTGGCCTCTATCGCGTCGTCCGCGGCCCGACGATGCCCGACCGCGTCATCGCGGTCAACGTCGTCGGCTCGAACGTCGTCATCGTCATCGCGCTGCTGGCTGCGGCCATCGGTGAGCCGGGCGCGCTCGACATCGCGCTCGTGTACGCCCTCCTCAACTTCCTGTTGAGCATCTCCATCTCGAAGTTCACCGTCGAGCGGGGTGGTGTGTTGTGA
- a CDS encoding monovalent cation/H+ antiporter subunit E, whose translation MVPVTGTGYLVPVSESRSVRNTVRYAVEQATDRAAETGESVTLRFVYPLSKRLSFDEGTGEAEHARSLLDRVEAWADEDLGADTEAAVEVYTSLVGTREYLFSPSDYADVLAEYARTHGIDVVVFDPDFDPLGTTPLLPPIENELRRAGFEVEEAAVARPRRGTLLVRRGTIAQFLGLATISTLFYLLLAGSLAPFELATGTISGLVVATALWGISLTTPIQPTQTAGRVGRLLLYIPYLLWEVVVANLKIAYVVLHPDLPIDPEVVEFDAAVWSALPVTTLANSITLTPGTVTVDVTRRHFTVHALTRDSKAGLLGGSLERAVRFVFYGRAASRIPSPLERRGTDEASEESRESDEAVER comes from the coding sequence GTGGTACCGGTGACCGGGACGGGGTATCTCGTCCCGGTCTCCGAGTCCCGCAGCGTCCGGAACACGGTCAGATACGCCGTCGAACAGGCGACCGACCGCGCCGCCGAGACCGGCGAGTCGGTGACGCTTCGGTTCGTCTACCCGCTCTCGAAACGCCTCTCGTTCGACGAGGGCACCGGTGAGGCGGAACACGCCCGCTCGCTGCTCGACCGCGTCGAGGCGTGGGCGGACGAGGACCTCGGTGCCGACACCGAGGCGGCAGTCGAGGTGTACACCTCGCTCGTCGGGACCCGCGAGTATCTGTTCAGCCCGAGCGACTACGCCGACGTGCTCGCGGAGTACGCCCGGACACACGGCATCGACGTCGTGGTGTTCGACCCCGACTTCGACCCGCTCGGAACGACGCCGCTGTTGCCGCCTATCGAGAACGAACTCCGCCGCGCCGGCTTCGAGGTGGAGGAAGCGGCCGTCGCGCGCCCGCGGCGCGGAACCCTGCTCGTCCGCCGGGGCACTATCGCACAGTTTCTCGGCCTCGCGACGATTTCGACCCTGTTTTATCTGCTGCTCGCCGGCTCGCTCGCGCCGTTCGAACTCGCGACGGGCACGATCTCCGGGCTCGTCGTCGCAACGGCGCTGTGGGGAATCTCGCTGACGACGCCGATACAGCCGACACAGACTGCTGGCCGCGTCGGTCGGCTGCTGTTGTACATCCCGTATCTCCTCTGGGAGGTCGTCGTCGCGAACCTCAAGATTGCGTACGTCGTGCTCCACCCGGACCTGCCGATCGACCCCGAAGTGGTTGAGTTCGACGCCGCCGTCTGGTCCGCGCTCCCGGTGACGACACTCGCCAACAGCATCACGCTGACGCCCGGCACCGTCACCGTCGACGTGACCCGGCGACACTTCACCGTCCACGCGCTCACGAGGGACTCGAAGGCCGGGCTGCTGGGCGGCTCGCTCGAACGCGCCGTCCGGTTCGTCTTCTACGGCCGAGCCGCGTCCCGGATTCCGAGCCCGCTGGAGCGTCGCGGCACCGACGAGGCGAGCGAAGAGAGCCGAGAGAGCGACGAGGCGGTCGAGCGATGA
- the hpt gene encoding hypoxanthine/guanine phosphoribosyltransferase produces the protein MDQLAESLHDAPIIEKDGYHYFVHPISDGVPMLEPSLLREIVIRIIRKANLEDVDKIVTPAAMGIHISTAVSLMTDIPLVVIRKREYGLDGEKPLFQQTGYSESQMYINDVDAGDSVLVLDDVLSTGGTLAAICGALDDIDAEIQDVVAVIKKVGGENKVDESPYHVKTLINVDVVDGEVVIVDKDGDD, from the coding sequence ATGGACCAACTCGCCGAGTCGCTCCACGACGCACCCATCATCGAGAAGGACGGTTACCACTACTTCGTCCACCCGATCTCCGACGGCGTCCCGATGCTGGAGCCGTCGCTCCTGCGTGAAATCGTCATCCGCATCATCCGGAAGGCGAACCTGGAAGACGTGGACAAAATCGTCACGCCCGCGGCGATGGGTATCCACATCTCCACTGCGGTCTCCCTGATGACAGACATCCCGCTCGTCGTCATCCGGAAACGCGAGTACGGACTCGACGGCGAGAAGCCGCTCTTCCAACAGACCGGCTACTCCGAGTCGCAGATGTACATCAACGACGTGGACGCCGGCGACAGCGTGCTCGTGCTCGACGACGTGCTCTCGACGGGCGGCACGCTCGCGGCTATCTGCGGTGCCCTCGACGACATCGACGCCGAGATTCAGGACGTGGTGGCCGTCATCAAAAAGGTGGGCGGCGAGAACAAGGTCGACGAGTCGCCGTACCACGTCAAGACGCTCATCAACGTCGACGTGGTGGACGGCGAGGTCGTCATCGTCGACAAGGACGGCGACGACTGA
- a CDS encoding NAD(P)/FAD-dependent oxidoreductase — translation MSSSYVIIGDGIAGSSAAETLHDAEPDADITVITDEGEALYNRILIKEYAKGRMPEAPISIHSPDWYDERGIDLQLNTHVTTVDTEGHSVETHSGESYEYDKLLVATGGTPTQLPVDNSDAEGIEHFWTFEDARAIKEGAEAADNGVIVGAGLLGIDLAAICGAQGVEANYLMRGECWWRYALSPDGAEIIHDALREKNVTPVFDSGVDHFETDDDGHVTAAVDPNGERFDADFVGAAIGLDFNTEFLRDTDIELDWGIVTDEHMQTNVEDVYAAGDITQFHDVLLGERAQNGAWGSAKEQGSVAAQNMLSGWGEPSETFEWVSSYSITHFDFPFLSFGHPTLGDDDVEKKYSDSEWRRVALKDGRVVGGVLIGDLAPQSKLKQLAREQVDVSDQTDLLLEETIDLEKFDGIEA, via the coding sequence ATGAGTTCGTCGTACGTCATCATCGGCGACGGTATCGCCGGCAGTTCCGCGGCGGAGACACTGCACGACGCAGAGCCCGACGCGGACATCACCGTCATCACCGACGAGGGAGAGGCGCTGTACAATCGTATTCTCATCAAGGAGTACGCAAAAGGCCGGATGCCGGAGGCGCCCATCTCCATTCACAGCCCCGACTGGTACGACGAGCGGGGTATCGACCTCCAGTTGAACACCCACGTCACGACCGTCGACACCGAGGGCCACAGCGTCGAGACCCACTCCGGGGAGAGCTACGAGTACGACAAGCTGCTCGTCGCGACGGGCGGGACGCCGACCCAGCTTCCGGTCGACAACTCCGACGCCGAGGGTATCGAACACTTCTGGACCTTCGAGGACGCCCGGGCAATCAAGGAGGGTGCCGAGGCGGCCGACAACGGCGTCATCGTCGGTGCCGGGCTGCTCGGCATCGACCTCGCGGCCATCTGTGGCGCACAGGGCGTGGAGGCGAACTACCTCATGCGCGGCGAGTGCTGGTGGCGCTACGCGCTCTCCCCGGACGGCGCCGAGATTATCCACGACGCTCTGCGGGAGAAGAACGTCACGCCGGTGTTCGACTCCGGCGTCGACCACTTCGAGACGGACGACGACGGCCACGTCACCGCCGCCGTCGACCCGAACGGCGAGCGCTTCGACGCCGACTTCGTCGGCGCGGCAATCGGGCTGGATTTCAACACGGAGTTCCTGCGCGACACCGACATCGAACTCGACTGGGGAATCGTCACGGACGAGCACATGCAGACGAACGTCGAGGACGTGTACGCCGCGGGCGACATCACGCAGTTCCACGACGTGTTGCTCGGCGAGCGCGCACAGAACGGCGCGTGGGGGTCGGCAAAAGAGCAAGGCTCCGTCGCCGCCCAGAACATGCTCAGCGGGTGGGGCGAGCCGTCCGAGACCTTCGAGTGGGTCTCCTCGTACTCGATTACGCACTTTGATTTCCCGTTCCTCTCCTTCGGCCACCCGACGCTCGGCGACGACGACGTGGAGAAGAAGTACTCCGACAGCGAGTGGCGGCGCGTCGCGCTCAAAGACGGGAGGGTCGTCGGCGGCGTTCTCATCGGCGACCTCGCCCCGCAGTCGAAGCTCAAACAGCTCGCGCGCGAACAGGTCGACGTATCCGACCAGACGGACCTCCTCTTGGAGGAGACTATCGACCTGGAGAAGTTCGACGGCATCGAAGCCTAA
- a CDS encoding DUF6149 family protein yields MKLRQNVRHWAAKKALTTPIVGEKARAKLVDLHTSIFLDKTDESNRDEREAHLDDFFAATMDTYVAALDAGFTEAEAREVTHIQANFDFFNHGWAEMMEFPGDELEEHYRRYESFFVAHNITIDDPLGDFRPVGGIADAPATPDAMEEGAFENAVAGFADDVYLDDGEQIHKGGDTEEPEDVSLEQSPGVSDEDAPADD; encoded by the coding sequence ATGAAACTCCGACAGAACGTCCGCCACTGGGCCGCCAAGAAGGCACTCACGACACCCATCGTCGGCGAGAAGGCACGCGCGAAGCTCGTCGATTTACACACCAGTATCTTCCTCGATAAGACGGACGAGTCCAACCGCGACGAGCGGGAAGCCCACCTCGATGACTTCTTCGCCGCCACGATGGACACCTACGTCGCTGCCCTCGACGCCGGCTTCACCGAGGCCGAGGCGCGCGAGGTCACCCACATCCAGGCGAACTTCGACTTCTTCAACCACGGCTGGGCGGAGATGATGGAGTTCCCGGGCGACGAACTGGAGGAACACTACCGCCGCTACGAGTCGTTCTTCGTCGCCCACAACATCACCATCGACGACCCGCTCGGCGACTTCCGACCGGTCGGCGGCATCGCCGATGCACCCGCCACGCCCGACGCGATGGAGGAGGGCGCGTTCGAGAACGCGGTCGCCGGCTTCGCCGACGACGTGTATCTGGACGACGGCGAACAGATTCACAAGGGCGGCGACACCGAAGAGCCGGAGGACGTGTCGCTGGAGCAGTCGCCGGGCGTCTCCGACGAGGACGCACCCGCCGACGACTGA
- a CDS encoding NAD(P)/FAD-dependent oxidoreductase, whose amino-acid sequence MIAVVGGGIAGLAAAYRLQQAGHDPTVFEASDTVGGLAATYETEGDPIEAYYHHLSATEETIVDLAEELGVEDRLEWLWGHDSYYVDGVVHPLNTAWEIAAYPHLSFYDKFRLGMLTLGVDVRGGIPSFDSYDELEAYEHVPIKEFLLEHTTQGVYDFFFEPLLRAKFGSRKEDVSAAWLLGRIQFRGERDLLKGEKLGYFDGSFAVLVDALVEAVGRENVETGARVQDIDFDESVSSLSVEQDGTTTEHAVDDVVVTTMPHLLERWTGYECDIEFQGSVCAVVGMDESVTDTYWLNIADEAPFGALIEHTNFVSPERYGGEHLLYCASYIQSQDEELWQLSDEEVRDRWLGGIEEMFPEFDRDSVNWMEIARNPRTAPIYERGYLDMVVPYDLGGDIADGIYYAGMASRAQYPERSLNGGIEAGYAAADALLEE is encoded by the coding sequence ATGATTGCTGTCGTCGGCGGTGGTATCGCCGGACTCGCCGCGGCGTACCGCCTCCAGCAGGCCGGCCACGACCCGACCGTCTTCGAGGCGTCCGACACCGTCGGCGGGCTGGCGGCCACCTACGAGACCGAGGGGGACCCCATCGAGGCGTACTACCACCACCTCTCCGCTACGGAGGAGACCATCGTCGACCTCGCGGAGGAGTTGGGCGTCGAGGACCGACTGGAGTGGCTGTGGGGCCACGACTCCTACTACGTCGACGGCGTCGTCCATCCGCTGAACACGGCGTGGGAGATCGCCGCCTATCCGCATCTGAGCTTCTACGATAAGTTCCGACTCGGTATGCTCACCCTCGGGGTCGACGTGCGCGGCGGCATCCCCAGCTTCGACAGCTACGACGAACTGGAGGCCTACGAGCACGTCCCCATCAAGGAGTTCCTGCTCGAACACACGACGCAGGGCGTCTACGACTTCTTCTTCGAGCCGCTGCTTCGCGCGAAGTTCGGCTCGCGCAAGGAGGACGTGTCCGCGGCGTGGCTGCTCGGTCGCATCCAGTTTCGCGGCGAGCGCGACCTGCTGAAAGGCGAGAAGCTCGGCTACTTCGACGGCAGCTTCGCCGTGCTCGTGGACGCGCTCGTCGAGGCGGTCGGCCGCGAGAACGTCGAGACCGGTGCGCGCGTTCAGGATATCGACTTCGATGAGTCCGTCAGCTCCCTCAGTGTCGAGCAGGACGGGACGACGACCGAACACGCCGTCGACGACGTGGTGGTCACGACGATGCCCCACCTGCTCGAACGCTGGACCGGCTACGAGTGCGACATCGAGTTCCAGGGGTCGGTATGTGCCGTCGTCGGAATGGACGAGTCGGTGACCGACACCTACTGGCTCAACATCGCCGACGAGGCACCCTTCGGCGCGCTGATCGAGCACACGAACTTCGTCTCGCCCGAGCGCTACGGCGGCGAACACCTGCTCTACTGTGCGAGCTACATCCAGAGTCAGGACGAGGAGCTGTGGCAGCTTTCGGACGAGGAGGTTCGCGACCGCTGGCTCGGTGGCATCGAAGAGATGTTCCCGGAATTCGACCGCGACTCGGTGAACTGGATGGAGATTGCGCGCAACCCCCGCACCGCACCAATCTACGAGCGCGGCTACCTCGACATGGTGGTTCCCTACGACCTCGGTGGCGACATCGCCGACGGCATCTACTACGCGGGGATGGCCTCGCGTGCACAGTACCCCGAACGGTCGCTCAACGGGGGTATCGAGGCGGGGTACGCGGCGGCTGACGCGCTGTTAGAGGAGTAG